A genome region from Deltaproteobacteria bacterium includes the following:
- a CDS encoding acyl-CoA-binding protein — translation MANPDEFARAQEKVKTLSARPSNDTLLELYALFKQATEGDVSGSRPGMLDLKGRAKFDAWTRTKGVSKDAAMERYVALVKKLLGGEGKTL, via the coding sequence ATGGCCAATCCCGACGAGTTCGCCCGCGCGCAGGAGAAGGTGAAGACCCTCTCCGCGCGCCCTTCGAACGACACGCTGCTCGAGCTGTACGCGCTCTTCAAGCAGGCCACCGAGGGCGACGTGTCCGGCAGCCGCCCGGGCATGCTCGACCTCAAGGGCCGCGCCAAGTTCGACGCGTGGACCAGGACCAAGGGCGTCTCCAAGGACGCGGCCATGGAGCGCTACGTGGCGCTGGTGAAGAAGCTGCTCGGCGGCGAAGGCAAGACGCTCTAG